A genomic region of Tigriopus californicus strain San Diego chromosome 1, Tcal_SD_v2.1, whole genome shotgun sequence contains the following coding sequences:
- the LOC131883930 gene encoding collagen alpha-2(I) chain-like isoform X2, whose translation MRLRQYVAFWALSICLIGKVLSKDKMEWNLQRPLLLKKLRALLKAPEVPQGKNQTELILTEIKLVLSTLAANRPPPSKDRKSRQLCYCPVGQPGPPGYPGRKGIQGGMGQPGSNGAQGPTGFDGSFGPPGQPGEHGLDGTPGTPGVSGPPGLAGPNGTPGALGSPGVRGSQGSRGAAGPIGGIGPVGQSGKAGPRGTIGVTGQNGAPGLPGATGIFGVGGAVGSPGSPGNIGTPGVDGRPGIIGNNGAPGTQGYDGSAGVVGPPGLEGSPGKDGQNGKDGTSGKDGVIGLQGPQGDFGPPGRTGLMGINGINGLNGVDGSNGTPGRLGSPGRMGSPGINGVPGAPGLQGAPGSSGPNGAPGVNGKNGWNGQIYATPPPIDCDGQEIYVGITKSERLVCTNEECTGLITWEGNKGLYMHQELGFAIISDNPTAFCYRARGFMGNGLLRVDDLWCDENFFFICQKDKPFECINQ comes from the exons ATGAGATTACGACAATATGTTGCCTTCTGGGCCTTGTCCATTTGTTTAATTGGTAAGGTTTTATCGAAAGACAAAATGGAGTGGAACTTGCAACGACCCTTGTTGCTCAAAAAGTTAAGGGCTTTACTCAAGGCACCGGAAGTGCCCCAAGGGAAGAATCAAACCGAATTAATCTTG ACagaaatcaaattggttctATCCACATTGGCAGCCAACAGACCACCTCCGTCAAAAGATCGAAAGAGTCGTCAACTTTGTTACTGCCCTGTTGGTCAACCAGGCCCTCCAGGTTATCCTGGTCGAAAAGGCATCCAAGGAGGAATGGGCCAACCAGGATCAAATGGTGCCCAAGGCCCTACAGGTTTTGATGGATCTTTTGGGCCACCAGGACAACCAGGAGAGCATGGCCTTGACGGAACCCCTGGCACACCAGGAGTTTCGGGACCTCCAGGCCTGGCTGGTCCTAATGGCACTCCAGGTGCGTTAGGATCTCCTGGAGTTAGAGGATCCCAAGGTTCAAGAGGGGCAGCCGGGCCAATTGGAGGCATAGGTCCAGTCGGCCAATCTGGAAAAGCAGGGCCCAGGGGTACAATTGGGGTCACCGGTCAAAATGGGGCGCCTGGACTGCCTGGCGCAACAGGTATATTTGGCGTTGGAGGAGCGGTAGGCTCGCCTGGAAGCCCAGGAAATATCGGTACTCCTGGTGTAGACGGAAGACCAGGTATCATTGGCAATAATGGGGCACCTGGAACACAAGGTTATGATGGATCAGCTGGAGTGGTAGGACCACCTGGATTGGAAGGATCGCCAGGAAAAGATggacaaaatggaaaagatggtACCTCCGGAAAAGATGGGGTTATTGGACTCCAAGGTCCTCAAGGAGATTTTGGCCCTCCGGGTCGTACGGGATTGATGGGAATCAATGGAATCAATGGCTTAAATGGTGTAGATGGATCTAATGGGACTCCAGGGAGACTAGGATCTCCTGGCCGTATGGGATCCCCAGGAATAAATGGGGTGCCAGGAGCTCCAGGATTACAAGGAGCACCTGGAAGTTCTGGACCAAATGGAGCTCCTGGAGTGAACGGAAAGAACGGATGGAATGGACAAATTTACGCCACTCCTCCCCCAATTGACTGTGACG GACAAGAAATTTACGTGGGCATCACAAAAAGTGAACGACTTGTATGCACAAATGAGGAGTGCACTGGCTTAATAACATGGGAAGGTAATAAAGGGCTCTACATGCATCAGGAACTAGGATTTGCAATTATAAGCGACAATCCTACTGCATTTTGTTACCGAGCAAGAGGATTTATGGGAAACGGTCTCCTGCGAGTGGATGATTTGTGGTGTGACGAaaattttttcttcatttgtcaaaagGATAAACCATTTGAATGTATCAATCAATAG
- the LOC131883930 gene encoding collagen alpha-2(I) chain-like isoform X1 codes for MRLRQYVAFWALSICLIGKVLSKDKMEWNLQRPLLLKKLRALLKAPEVPQGKNQTELILTEIKLVLSTLAANRPPPSKDRKSRQLCYCPVGQPGPPGYPGRKGIQGGMGQPGSNGAQGPTGFDGSFGPPGQPGEHGLDGTPGTPGVSGPPGLAGPNGTPGALGSPGVRGSQGSRGAAGPIGGIGPVGQSGKAGPRGTIGVTGQNGAPGLPGATGIFGVGGAVGSPGSPGNIGTPGVDGRPGIIGNNGAPGTQGYDGSAGVVGPPGLEGSPGKDGQNGKDGTSGKDGVIGLQGPQGDFGPPGRTGLMGINGINGLNGVDGSNGTPGRLGSPGRMGSPGINGVPGAPGLQGAPGSSGPNGAPGVNGKNGWNGQIYATPPPIDCDGPDITTFENTKLDKKFASYFVSSFEAESFDDANAYCEGAGDGIFLGTMHNQEGADVFIEAFELLRQEIYVGITKSERLVCTNEECTGLITWEGNKGLYMHQELGFAIISDNPTAFCYRARGFMGNGLLRVDDLWCDENFFFICQKDKPFECINQ; via the exons ATGAGATTACGACAATATGTTGCCTTCTGGGCCTTGTCCATTTGTTTAATTGGTAAGGTTTTATCGAAAGACAAAATGGAGTGGAACTTGCAACGACCCTTGTTGCTCAAAAAGTTAAGGGCTTTACTCAAGGCACCGGAAGTGCCCCAAGGGAAGAATCAAACCGAATTAATCTTG ACagaaatcaaattggttctATCCACATTGGCAGCCAACAGACCACCTCCGTCAAAAGATCGAAAGAGTCGTCAACTTTGTTACTGCCCTGTTGGTCAACCAGGCCCTCCAGGTTATCCTGGTCGAAAAGGCATCCAAGGAGGAATGGGCCAACCAGGATCAAATGGTGCCCAAGGCCCTACAGGTTTTGATGGATCTTTTGGGCCACCAGGACAACCAGGAGAGCATGGCCTTGACGGAACCCCTGGCACACCAGGAGTTTCGGGACCTCCAGGCCTGGCTGGTCCTAATGGCACTCCAGGTGCGTTAGGATCTCCTGGAGTTAGAGGATCCCAAGGTTCAAGAGGGGCAGCCGGGCCAATTGGAGGCATAGGTCCAGTCGGCCAATCTGGAAAAGCAGGGCCCAGGGGTACAATTGGGGTCACCGGTCAAAATGGGGCGCCTGGACTGCCTGGCGCAACAGGTATATTTGGCGTTGGAGGAGCGGTAGGCTCGCCTGGAAGCCCAGGAAATATCGGTACTCCTGGTGTAGACGGAAGACCAGGTATCATTGGCAATAATGGGGCACCTGGAACACAAGGTTATGATGGATCAGCTGGAGTGGTAGGACCACCTGGATTGGAAGGATCGCCAGGAAAAGATggacaaaatggaaaagatggtACCTCCGGAAAAGATGGGGTTATTGGACTCCAAGGTCCTCAAGGAGATTTTGGCCCTCCGGGTCGTACGGGATTGATGGGAATCAATGGAATCAATGGCTTAAATGGTGTAGATGGATCTAATGGGACTCCAGGGAGACTAGGATCTCCTGGCCGTATGGGATCCCCAGGAATAAATGGGGTGCCAGGAGCTCCAGGATTACAAGGAGCACCTGGAAGTTCTGGACCAAATGGAGCTCCTGGAGTGAACGGAAAGAACGGATGGAATGGACAAATTTACGCCACTCCTCCCCCAATTGACTGTGACG GGCCAGACATCACaacatttgaaaacacaaaacTTGATAAGAAATTTGCTTCGTATTTTGTTTCATCCTTTGAAGCAGAAAGCTTTGATGATGCTAACGCTTATTGTGAAGGCGCAGGAGACGGTATCTTTTTAGGAACTATGCACAATCAAGAAGGAGCCGACGTTTTCATAGAAGCTTTTGAACTTTTAA GACAAGAAATTTACGTGGGCATCACAAAAAGTGAACGACTTGTATGCACAAATGAGGAGTGCACTGGCTTAATAACATGGGAAGGTAATAAAGGGCTCTACATGCATCAGGAACTAGGATTTGCAATTATAAGCGACAATCCTACTGCATTTTGTTACCGAGCAAGAGGATTTATGGGAAACGGTCTCCTGCGAGTGGATGATTTGTGGTGTGACGAaaattttttcttcatttgtcaaaagGATAAACCATTTGAATGTATCAATCAATAG